The Corallococcus caeni genome includes a region encoding these proteins:
- a CDS encoding LLM class flavin-dependent oxidoreductase, producing MKLSVLDHSIVVRGGSPREAFQNTLELARAAEQWGYHRYWVAEHHGSGHFAGVAPEVMVSHVASATSRIRVGTGGVLLTNYSPFKVAEVFRLLETLHPGRIDLGIGRASGSSDLVAKALAYGGPVNPEAFPQKLEDLIAFLSGTTPATEGLKGLGLKTMAPGMPQLWALGSGEQSSLLAARLGISFCFAHFFNPVNGAPVTRGYREKFQGSHVQSAPRSAVSVYVICGRTEAEARRIARSSDLLTVNTRKGRNEEPIPSIEEAEAYPYTPEDLAVLEFDRQRVVCGDPSQVKARLLAMAEDFQTEELILTTICHDHRARMRSYELLAEAFGLSRAEAPPEAVRPEARPRA from the coding sequence GTGAAGCTCAGCGTGCTCGACCACTCCATCGTCGTTCGCGGCGGCAGTCCGCGTGAAGCGTTCCAGAACACCCTGGAGCTGGCCCGTGCGGCCGAGCAGTGGGGGTATCACCGGTACTGGGTCGCGGAGCATCACGGCTCAGGGCACTTCGCGGGGGTGGCGCCGGAGGTGATGGTGTCGCACGTCGCGTCGGCGACCTCGCGCATCCGGGTGGGCACGGGCGGCGTGCTGCTGACGAACTACAGCCCCTTCAAGGTGGCGGAGGTCTTCCGGCTGCTGGAGACGCTGCATCCGGGCCGCATCGACCTGGGCATCGGGCGCGCGTCGGGCAGCTCGGATCTGGTGGCGAAGGCGCTGGCGTATGGCGGGCCGGTGAACCCGGAGGCCTTCCCCCAGAAGCTGGAGGACCTCATCGCGTTCCTGTCCGGCACGACGCCCGCGACGGAGGGGCTGAAGGGGCTGGGGCTCAAGACCATGGCGCCGGGCATGCCGCAGCTGTGGGCGCTGGGGTCGGGTGAGCAGAGCTCGCTGCTGGCGGCGCGGCTGGGCATCTCCTTCTGCTTCGCGCACTTCTTCAACCCGGTGAACGGCGCGCCGGTGACGCGCGGCTACCGCGAGAAGTTCCAGGGCTCGCACGTGCAGTCCGCGCCCCGCTCGGCGGTCAGCGTGTACGTCATCTGTGGACGCACGGAAGCGGAGGCGCGGCGAATCGCGCGCAGCAGCGACCTGCTGACGGTGAACACCCGCAAGGGGCGCAACGAGGAGCCCATCCCCTCCATCGAGGAGGCGGAGGCGTATCCGTACACGCCCGAGGACCTGGCGGTGCTCGAGTTCGACCGCCAGCGCGTCGTCTGCGGAGACCCGTCCCAGGTGAAGGCGCGGCTGCTGGCCATGGCGGAGGACTTCCAGACGGAAGAGCTGATTCTCACCACCATCTGCCACGACCACCGCGCCCGCATGCGCTCGTACGAGCTGCTGGCGGAGGCCTTTGGGCTGAGCCGGGCGGAGG